The DNA sequence GTACCGCCGCGCGCAGCGCGTCGAGTCCACGGCCCTCGCGCGCGCTCACCGACACCACGTCGGAGCGTGTGCTGGGTGCCGCATCCGCCTTCGTGCGCACCAGCACCTGGCGCGCACGCGTCGCGGTGCCCACTGCGCTCGCCGTCGCGTCGAGCGCGGCATCCGTGTCCGCACACACCAGCACCACGCCGGCGCGTGCCAACCACCGCGCGCTCACCTCCACCCCCAGCCGCTCCAGCCGGTCGTCCGTGTCGCGCAATCCTGCCGTGTCCACCAGGCGCCACGGATACGGACGCTCGTCCACCAACGCCTCCAGCGCATCGCGCGTCGTCCCGGGAATCTCGCTCACGATGGCGCGCGCGTCGCCCAGCAGCGCGTTGAACAGCGACGACTTCCCGGCGTTCGGCGCGCCGGCCAGCACCACCGGCACGCCGTCGCGGCCCAGCTCCGCCATCGGCAGCGTTGCTCCGAGCGCATCGAGCGCCGAGAGCACGTGTTGCGCCGCGGCGGTCACGCGCGCTCGGGGCTGCGGCCCGTCGTCCTCGTCCGGAAAGTCGATGTCGTACGCGAGCAAGGCCTCGACCTGCACCAGCGCATCGCGCAACGCCTCGAGACGCTGCGACAGCGCCCCCGAGAGCTGCACCAGCGCGGCACGGTGCATCGCCTGCGACCGCGCGTCGATGAGATCCGCCACCGCCTCGGCTTGCAGCAGGTCCATCTTGCCGTGGCGCACGGCGCGTTCGCTGAACTCACCCGCGAGGGCCGGCACCGCGCCGGCGGCGACCAGCGCGGCCAGCACCTGCGTGCTCACGTAGTGGCCACCATGGAGCGAGAGCTCGAGCAGGTCCTCGCCCGTCGGCGAGGCGTCGGCCACGAACCATGTCGCGAGCGCGTCGTCGAGCATGCTGGCGGCATCGTCCACCGCGTGCAGGCGCACACGGGTCGCGCGCCGCGGCGTGAGCGCCGCGGGAACGCCGATGCGCGCGCCGATGGCGCCCGCCTCGGGCCCGCTTATCCGGAGGACGGCCAGCGCCGCCCGACCGGGCGGCGTGGCCAGCGCGACGATCGTGGCGTCGCGACGGTCAGCGCTTGCGCGCGCTGCCCCCACCCGACGCCACCGTGGTCGTCGCCGCCTTCGCGCGCTCGTTCGAGATCAGCCACTGCTGCGGCAGCGCGGCCAGGTTCTGCACCGTGTAGTACAGGTTCAGGCCCGACGCGAAGTTGATCAGCAGCACCGTCATCATCACGGGCATGAGGATCGACATCATCTTCGTCTGCGGGTTCGGCGGCACGTTGCGCATGCCCAGCCACGACAGCGCGTACATCGACGCGCCCATCGCCAGCGGCAGGATGTAGTACGGATCCTTCAGCGAGATGTCGCTCAGCCACAGGAAGCTCACGCCGCGGAACTCGATCGTGTTCTGGAACACGAAGAACAACGCGATGAGGATCGGCATCGGCAGCAGCATCGGGAGGCAGCCCGAGAGCGCCGCGAACGGGCTCACATTGTGGTCCTGGTAGACCTTCATCACGGCCAGCCGCTGCTTCTCGGGATCGCCCTTGTGCTTGTTCTGCGCCTCCTGGACCAGCGGCGCGATGCGCTGCATCTCGATCTGCGTGCGCATCATCCGGCTGTTGAGCGGCCACATGAGCAGGCGGATCGCCACGCCGAAGCCGACGAGGATCCAGCCGTACTCCAGCGCCGTCGTCTTCTTCAGCCACAGCAGCAGCCGCATGACGATCGTCGCGAACGGCTGCACCACGCCGCTGATCCACCCGCCGTACGGATTCGTCTTCTCGAACTCGCGCCCCATGCCCACCAGGCGCTCCCACTCCTGCGGACCGGCGTACAGCTCGAACGCGAGCGGCGCGTCACCGAGCGGCGAGACGACCACGCCTTGGGCGCGCGTCGCGACCTTGTTCTCGCGCACGGCGCCCGTCACCTGCAGTTCCGCGAATGCGCTCGCCTGGCCCTCGGGCGTCAGCAAGCCAACGAGGAAATACTTGTTCTTCGCGACGGCCCACGTGAAGGGCCCGGACTCCAGCAGGCGCTCGCCCGGATCGGGCTTCCGGAAGTCGATGCGCTCGGCACCGCCCGCCGTGGTCTTGAATGCGTACGCCAAGTGGTTGGCGTCCTCGCGCGGATCCGCTTCCTGCGAATCAAACCCGGTCGGTAGCTGCGTCAGCAGGAACGCCGGCTGCGGAAGCCCCGTCGCCTGGACACGTACGTTCGCGACGTAGTTGTCCGCCGCCAGCGTGTATTCGATGCGCAGGCTCCCCGCGCCCACCGCCGCGTCGAAGCGCAGCGCCTCGCCTGCGGCGGTTGCTTCGCGCGTGGCCGTGAACGTCAGCGTCGACAGCGGAATCGTGTCGCCACCGGCGAGGATGGTGTAGCGGAGCAGCGCGTCGCGGCCGTGCCCAAGCGCCACGCCGCCCGAGTCCGCCCCGAGGCGTCGGAACTTCGGCAGCTCCGCGCGCAGGAACTGCGCGCCTTGCGTCGAGAAGGCGAACGTCGCCAGCTCATTGCGGACCGTGAGCGTCTCGATCGGCGCCGCAGGCGCCGGCACCGCCGCGGCGACCGGC is a window from the Pseudogemmatithrix spongiicola genome containing:
- the yidC gene encoding membrane protein insertase YidC, translating into MDKRFFLAILLTGGVVLLTPVLFPRPEVPVPATVADSGMAAAVAATGSTTPSAPPTTGGVPTMAATAPAPVAAAVPAPAAPIETLTVRNELATFAFSTQGAQFLRAELPKFRRLGADSGGVALGHGRDALLRYTILAGGDTIPLSTLTFTATREATAAGEALRFDAAVGAGSLRIEYTLAADNYVANVRVQATGLPQPAFLLTQLPTGFDSQEADPREDANHLAYAFKTTAGGAERIDFRKPDPGERLLESGPFTWAVAKNKYFLVGLLTPEGQASAFAELQVTGAVRENKVATRAQGVVVSPLGDAPLAFELYAGPQEWERLVGMGREFEKTNPYGGWISGVVQPFATIVMRLLLWLKKTTALEYGWILVGFGVAIRLLMWPLNSRMMRTQIEMQRIAPLVQEAQNKHKGDPEKQRLAVMKVYQDHNVSPFAALSGCLPMLLPMPILIALFFVFQNTIEFRGVSFLWLSDISLKDPYYILPLAMGASMYALSWLGMRNVPPNPQTKMMSILMPVMMTVLLINFASGLNLYYTVQNLAALPQQWLISNERAKAATTTVASGGGSARKR
- the mnmE gene encoding tRNA uridine-5-carboxymethylaminomethyl(34) synthesis GTPase MnmE, which codes for MGAARASADRRDATIVALATPPGRAALAVLRISGPEAGAIGARIGVPAALTPRRATRVRLHAVDDAASMLDDALATWFVADASPTGEDLLELSLHGGHYVSTQVLAALVAAGAVPALAGEFSERAVRHGKMDLLQAEAVADLIDARSQAMHRAALVQLSGALSQRLEALRDALVQVEALLAYDIDFPDEDDGPQPRARVTAAAQHVLSALDALGATLPMAELGRDGVPVVLAGAPNAGKSSLFNALLGDARAIVSEIPGTTRDALEALVDERPYPWRLVDTAGLRDTDDRLERLGVEVSARWLARAGVVLVCADTDAALDATASAVGTATRARQVLVRTKADAAPSTRSDVVSVSAREGRGLDALRAAVRAAVSSTHPAPPEDQPIVTRARHAAAIAAARGEVAAFVAAWEADALPAPVAGTHLRAAITALEDLTGAIDIEDVLTRVFRTFCVGK